The Rhodamnia argentea isolate NSW1041297 chromosome 7, ASM2092103v1, whole genome shotgun sequence genome contains the following window.
GCAGCATCTATGGAAGTTATGGTGATAATGCAAATTTTTTCGCATATTATTCCCCTGTCGGTCCATCTGCTATGAACATTAGTTCGCAAGGCAATGGGAAAATGCTTGGAAGCAGTCCTGATGCAAGATGgaggaattttcaattttcccatGCTAATGGACTGGGTATGAGTCCATCAGCAGGGAACATTGCCTCCTTGCCCCTTGGCACTAGTCCTTCGCAATTTACTCCACCAAACTCCTATGGCCAATTTTCAGTTGGTTCTCCTGGGCAATTTGGCCCCCAGTCTCCAGCAAGAAGTAGCCTGCAGGGATCACCGCTGGGAAAGCCAGCTGCAGCAGGACAGTTTAACAGAAGAAAGGGTTGGACATATTCTGGAAGCTCACAGGTTCAGGAAAGTTCGTCTTCAATGCATTGGCAAGGGCATCATAATGAAGGAGCCAACTCTGGCCAAGCTGAGGGTAGCACACAGCTGCCTAATGAATCAACCCTGCATTTGCCATCAAATCTTAATGCTGTAGGCAGGAAACAGCAGCATGTGGTCGGTGAAACTTCTTCCGGATTTCCTGCCATGCAGAATGTGTCTGGATCCTCTGCTCAAGGTTCCAATAGGCAGTGGCACCAACCTCTAGGAGCCACTGATGACAGGGGTAATTCATTCTAGTAATGTCAACATTTTGGGATATTTTGCGCTTGTTTATTTTGGAGAGAATATGGTTTCATATATGCCTGTTGGCAGAGTAAGTGTTTACATGAAATGTCTCTTTCGGTTTGCTTCTTTGTAGTTTCTatacttaattgaaatttttatgctGATGTTGGATTGATTATCCATCTGTTTGGCAACTAGCTTAGACTTTAGAGAGAAAATATCCTAGTCTATCGTTTGCTACAAAATGAGCCCTAGAAACCCTAGTAGGCTGTCAAGAAAAAAACCTTTTAGCATATTCTTTTCATGCTTGCCCTCCAGTAAGCTGGGCTTTACATTTGAAACAAATTAAACAGACAAGGGGAAGTATCAATTATAGAAATCAAATAGGCAGGCGTGTGGTTCACCAGGTCGTAGTCTATTTCGATAGAATGGAACTATTGTTCGATTgaaaaaatctaaaagataTAGCTTTTCTAGGAATAGCCTTTTCCATGAATCAAACATGATCGTTGCTTGCTGCCTTTAGAAATAGTTGTTCCATGGAATTGTCCCAACAGTTATCATAGAAACTATTATTTACTCTCAATGCCAATAAAATCATtagatattataatattattattgaataaaaaaactaaatgatCATGCTTTATTgtaaattagttgcattttgtATTGTTAGATTATTACATGTTTATAGTAGAATTACCTCTAATTAAGTTCTGAATAACATATTATACTTTTAATATCTTTTATAACTTGTTATAATCTATTTTTACGTTTACATATTATCATAACTTTATTTTAATGTGTGATCTTATATAGTGAGAAGCCTTTTATAAATAGGCCTGATAATTGTTATAATATCTGTAATATGATGTGAACTTTGATGAATAAATGTTTGGATTGATAACAAACTCATGCGATCatgattatttgaaataacgatATTTGTAACGCATAAAACCAATTATTAGAATTTATGATACAAGACATTCATGTGTGTGTTAAATCGTAGTTTTATTCacaattagaaatttttattgaaattcgGTTATTATAAGGCaattgataattaaaaaaaactttaacAATTAAGTagttttgtttttaattcatAATCATTATTATTCAATAGATAGGCCTCGTGCCACTAGCAGAGATAATTGAGCTATAATTGTCATGTAGAATAAAGTTGATGAATGGACATGAGGGTACTttgatgttctctctctctctctctcattgggGATAAATAGGGGATACTATGTTGTCCATATGCTATTCTGAATTtatggggagacaaaagacgaTAGAGAttcaatttacccaaaaaaaaaaaaagacgataGAGATTCCATTCTGCAACCAAACTGAGAAATGTCTATGGTACTGCTATTGTTACGCTATTAATTTTCATGCTTTTCTATTCCTGTCATATATAAAACTGCAAAGATAACGAACTATTATGATGACATCAAAGGAGTGTCCGGACCCTCGCTTGTCGATATCATGATAGATATAGAAACCAATCTAGATTAGCAAATCTTTCTTAATGAACTTGAAAGATAAATCTTGCTTCTCTGGGTTACAAACTTGAAatgggagaaaaggaaaataatatgtGATGTAGGTGCTAGATATGAGTAGTTATTCATATGGCTAGAAGGAGGATGTGTGATATGTCAAAAGTTGGACTCTAGAAAAGCAAGGGTGAGAAGGGAGAATGAATTGGAGAATTTTTCAGTTATTTGTGTTTCATTGAAAGACCTTGGACTTAACCGAATTCTGGTTGTGAATCCGTGAGTGAAATGATATAATGCAattaattgacttttttttttttaaaaatttttggccATGACACATGATAGACCTAAAACCATAGCTATCTAAAATGTATGTTTAAGTCTCCAGGTAGCTTGGCCTCCCTGTCTTATAAAAAGGTAATCTCATCGTGATTTCTAGATCACATGACCTAAACCAATGACCAGTTTCATAGAATGAAAACAGCAAGCCTTTTCTTGACCAAAATCCAAATTAACTAgaattttggttttattttaattttacttacCTGTACACTTTAGTTACATCTTTGCTCTAGTCTGTAGATGGTAGTCTCTTTCTGACGAAATTGTTTAGCGCCTGCTCATGACTCTTGAATTGCCTAACGTTCCTTAAGTGGGAACTCTTTTCCCCTTGCACACACCGATACACGCCTGCATTTCTTGAGTTGCATTTAATTTGCTGTCTCTGGCCTCAGCGATGAACTACTACTGGAAGAAGTGGAAGAAGAATCCTCAGATAAAAGTTGCCTGGCCACTGAGTTTGGGAAAGTGATGCATCTCAGTTCTGCAGAGTCATTAGTAGGTATCAGGAGGTCCACCAACGTGCCCACATCTAGTACAAGTTCATTCATAAGGTGGCCAAATCTCTTTCCTTGCTAATGGAATGTTATCCGCATTTAATCTATTACATGGGAAGTTTGTGTTTCTGCTTATAGTGTTGGTTTAGCCTATGGAAAAGAATCCATTCCGTTCTTTTATTCATGGACACATGCATTCACACATGCAAGAGACATTTGCTTACTTATGCTTCTGTGTACTCCAGACAACACGGTCCTGCTCAATCATTTACACACGTAGAGCCAGGCAAACCTCCATCTCATGATCAGTATTTTGGACAAATGCGTGGCTTGTCAAACCCTTTCCATTTTGTCCCGCAGCCCTCTCATAATTCTTTAAGCCGTTTGGGGCAGCAACCTGCACAGCGACTATATTATGGAAGAGCAACCTCTGGTCGTGGGAATGAGTGGAATTACAACAAGATGCAGGCTCCTGCTTCAAGCTTCAACAATGGGGGCCCACATCCTCATGGAAACAACTCTTTCATCAATGGCATGTCATGGGGTACTCTCTGAATTTAATACTCTAGAGTTATTGCCATTGCTCGTAAGTGGCGGAATCAAATAGTTTTATGTCTTGACTGCATAAAATAGTGGTGAAGCGAAGAAGGAAAGATTGAGAAGTTGTAGAGTGAATGTGCTTCTGGTAGTCCTTTGTCACAATCTGATGGGTCCAAGGACCGATTACCCATTATTGGAATATCACAAAGAGCAAAAGTACACAAAGCAAGGTCAATATCGTACTGGGGCGTTAAATCTTGATCAAAATCTTGACGCAATTTGGCTGTTTCAGTATCTCAAGAGTTTTTGGTGCGTCTTCCAATTTGATCTCGTGGGTCAGAAGTTCATCAAGTTGGATCTCCTGTGGAACAAAAGCAAGCAAATTCAGTGGTTGTCTGCATCGGGTCTGAATGGGTGAGGCATGAAAAAGCTTATCGAAACCTTAGTTTTGGATTTGTGGAAGAGGAGGGGGAGGTGGGTCTTGCTTTTGAGGCCTCCAAAAATGGTTCCCTTCAATGTTCTCCCCATCAACAGATTCAGGACACTAATCTGCACAAAATGGTGCAGCCCTTCACCCACCACCACTGCTTTGCCTTTTCCCTGACCACATGAAAAATGTACATATCAGACTTGAAAGATGGAGTTTtgtcgtgtgtgtgtgtgagggTGAATGCGAGTGCGCATTATATTTTCATGGTAAATGTGACGGTATAGATTCATCACCACTTTAGTCGCTTCTAGTGCCTGGTTGATCAAGTCGGGTACTCCAGTGCATTCAAAGCAGTAGTCCACCCCGACTCCGCcggtcaagtttttgaccatTTCGGAGATGGATTTCGAATCCGCATTACCGGAGGACTGTTGATCATCTGGATTTATGAAATGAGTCATGCCGAAGGCTTCTCCCTTGTCCTTTTTCATCCCATTCTTGTCCACGCCGATTATGGTTGTCGCCCCTTGCACTCTTGCTCCTTCTATGGCCTGCTCATAATCAAATCAACTGAATTATTACTGTGTACTGTGCTTTCTCTCTATCTTTCTAATTAGGTCTCTCAAAGCAGCATTTATATTGGGCACATGTAAGTTAGCAACACAGCCAACCAACCACAGACCCCGAGTCCAACAGCACCGAGGCCGATCACTGCCACGGAGGAGCCACTCTCGACCTTAGAGTCCATCCAAGCGGCCCCAAACCCAGTGGAGAATCCGCACGACAGGAAGCTAGCATGCGGCAGAGCTACATCTGGGTCAACCTTCACAACATAATTGGCGTCGGACACCGTGTACTCGGACCAGGTGGAGCAAGAGAGAACGTGGTACAGGGTCTGGCCTCGGATGGACATTCTCGACGTGCCATCCGGCAGCACGCCAGTGAAAGAGAGGGGATGCCGGTGGCATAAGTTTGTCTTCTCCGAGTTGCAGTTCTCACACTCTCCACATTCTCCAAGGAAGGCGGGAATAACCACATCTCCTATCTTCAACTCTTTTACTTCCTCTCCAACACCTTCCACGATCCTGCCATTTTACCCTGTCAATCACACACACAAACAGACAGCGCTGGATGCGCATGTTGTTGATAGCAGATGTACCTTATGctgatgaaatgctttgatgaGTAACTATATTCCTACTTAACTATCGAGGTGCGTATCTGTGAGGCTTAATTTACATGTATTCCATCGAAATTTGACTTTAATCTATTTTGAACGCCACAAAATTCCTAGCCGGACAATCACGCTCCTTTTCTTCGACCAAAGCTTCTGGTGTATTGCTCTTCTTgtcttccccccttttttttttctgtactaTTCAATCGATTGCGATCCCACTTAATTTACAACAAAGCAGAGGCTTGATAAGATCGTCCATGGCCTGGCCATGGGCGATCTAATAATTTCTTGGGGAACCTAAGGCAGAGATGGGTGATGGAAGTCTCGAGCTAGCTAATTGATGCTATAGCTATGAAGACAGCTACATGCTTGGCGATTGGCTTTGTGAAGAGTCAGATTCATTGGCAAAGCAAATTGGAATGTGAAGTTGACTATTTCATTTCACTCTCATCAACGACAGGCGCCGGCAGTGGAGGCAGCTAAGAGCGGTGTTGGCTGGCCGTGGATCACAAGACACTTGTAGGATTTGTAGTTGACTATTCATTATCAAGACTGACCGGGGGAAAACATGGCCCTGATCACATCAAACTGAATAAAGTGCAGTTATCCAGATGGGGTGATTGGCAGTACAGTTGCGATACGGGACTACACTCATTGCAAAGCAGGTAAGTGTGGATGTCCAAAagctgagagagagattaagtGCCTCGGCTGGCCATAGCTAGAGCCTAGAGGCATCCATCTATCCATATATATTTGGAGTACGACTATGAATGAGATGGATGCTGTTCTTGGGGCAGAAGCAGAACCTGGGAATCGATCCCGCTGGTTGTCTCGATGGGCATTAAGAGCCGTAAAGTCGCAACTAAAGAACATACATACAAGGCCCCGCCAAAAAGTAATGAAGGAATGCAACTCCTCACTAACAGAAAACTGACAGGGAAGAATTAGAAGACTTTACCCAACACCTTCATGGCCAAGAACTCGAGGGTAAAGCGGCTGCAACGCCCAACAAATTTCAGAGAAGAGTAAGAAATCATATgacagtaaaagaaaaggaaagaagagagcagagcagagcaaaGACTAACGACAGGGAAACCCAGGGAGAATAAGACATCCGTGTGGCAAACGCTGGCGAGCAACATCTTCATCCTAACTTCACTCCCCTTTGGGGGATCCACTTGTATCTCCTCCACTTTCCATTCCTCCTCTGCTCCCCAGCACACCACCCCTTTGCATGTTATCACTCCTGAGCTGCTCATCATCGCCTTCTCTCTCTGTTATGTGGTTTtgctttactctctctctctctccccacaagAACCAATATTGCTTGCTCTTGATGAATTTGCATTACAATATATAGAGGGTtcatccttaccaaaaaaaaaaatatatagaggGTTCACTGTTCTGTACTTGGGAACgagtcttctcttttctctgtcCACGTGAATTTTATTATCTTGGTCATGTGGGCCTGCTCCTGTTGAATTCTCCAGCTGCTTTGCCAGCATCACATGTTTATTGGACTATCCTACCATACATACCATACCTCTATGCCCTGTGGGGAAGTTGGCTCTCATGGCTGATAGACTTGTGGATGCAGATACAAATTAAGCGCACGACTTGTTCCATCTGTCTTGCGGGCTCTACTATCAAAgtgcaaataatatttatgcTCGAATCATGCCTGCCagctaaactttaaatttgcttCTTATTTAATCTGAGGGATCAACAAAAGCACTTGATGAGCCCGATTTTTATTTATCTGAATCGggatatgaaaaaaaaactactacATAAATagatagataaataaaattgaacCATCGCAAGTAAGTTGTTGACGTGCTATGCTGCCAATAGGAAAAGAGATAGGCTAAGAGTGAAGCTTGTGGACAAAATGAGTCATTATCCGACGGACTTAGACTTTCTTGTAATCTAAGCCAcaccattcatttttcgtggaaATCGATTTGTCATTGAGTTGAGCTGTAATGACTTCTGACTATTTTTGGCTTTGTTCTCGAATAATGTCCAAGTTGTGCTGTCTTGTGCGAAAGGACATCTAGATAAATGCTCCTCCTATTAAGGTAACAAGGAAAAAAGTTGATCTCCACTGAATTAACATGTTTTATTATTGAGTGCTCAATTACGACAAACTTGTTTAAGCCCTACTTCTGAGAATCAAACAGGTTATAGCTTGTACTTACGTCGTCCAAATTATTTTGTTCTGTCAAGATTGGACGACTCGGTTTGTCCCCTTGTCATATAGACCCCTGGTGAGTTGTGAGATCCCTTCCGGCTAAATTACAAGTATGGATCCCGCTCTGAACTGCTGATCAAATCACGCCAGCTTTTGTTCTGTGTGCACTTGAAGACCTTGCAATGTCAGAAAGGTCCTTTTGAAAGCGCAGCCTCCTGACTCAAACTTGGCAGTATTCAATCCATGCGGCTAAGCTACAGGGTACAGGCCCCACCCGCAACAGCCATAAACTCGGAGAAAGCTATGACTTTTCACAAACAAATGAATCAAATTCAACATTGTACAACAGGGTAATGTACAGAgcaagaataattaaggaataCATGTTGTGATCCCTTAAAAATGGGTGTATTGGTCGCCCGAGATATCACCGGATTTCAATTGGACATACCTCAGAATATCATTAGCTTATTACTCTTCCTCCATCGTGCAACATCTTTTGCAGTAATGGATTCAAGCCTCCTTACAAACTGAAGCCTCTCATGGCATGCAACCACATGCATTTTAACTGAAGAGAAATCCTCATTCATCTGCAATGTTACCACCATTGGTCAAGTGCTCTACCCTGCATTTATTCCGAtggtaaaaaatttaacaaGGAAAAGTGATGGGTCGCGGCCTTAAAAGCCACCAGTCAGCATAAGTGGAACTTTGAAGCTTCCACAAACAACGCCCGATGAAAATACACACTTCTGTGAAAACAGCTAGAAGAAATTACCCTTCTGATGGATGACCAATACCAAGCCCATTACAGGTCAATATCATTCCTTTGAATCTGGCAAGATACTCCTGCTCACAGTGACAGAACATGAGATCAAGCATGTTGGATGAAAAAGTTCCAGTTTAACCCGAAATTCGAAATAATCTATAGTCTCACCCTCAAGGAATACTTCTCGATCTCAAAAATCCCAGTTAAGTCATAGTCAAAGCGTTTGACAGGATCGCTCAGCACTGCGAAAAGGATAATTTTAAAGGGAGAAATAGCACAGCATAAATGCTATAAACCTAGCAGAAACTGATGTCTGCATCTAAATTACTTTTCCTTATAGTCACCTAAATCTCAGACGAGGTATACCTTCATTAATGTGTAAAGAAGAACAGACTACTAAGAAAGGTATCCTATTGCCTAAGGCTCTATGTTGCGGATGTCTGGACAAGTCATCGAATGTAAGCAACACTTCCCCTGCATTGCAGAGACAAATTCCCTGTGCCAGAAATCCATGCCCATATTGTGGTCAAGCCATCACCAGTGTTTTTCATACTCATCCTGATTTACCAACTATCATAGCAAAGAAGATCAACGGAAGCAGCTCAGCATATATCTTTCTATCAGTTCCAAATTATCGGCATATGTGACTTGCACCGACCAAAACCTTTCATATTCTTGTGATGATCTCGCTGAGGATTTAGACTGCTTCCGTGTCATTGACAAGTTCCATCTACTGTTAAATGGCCGTGCCATTATCCTAAGGGATCCATTGATGAAGGCAATGAGAATAGCAATTTTCATGTACTTGTGTAATTGGACCAACTATCCTATTCTAGGGTTGAGTTAGTTGAAAGCGATAGGCACCAGGTTCACATGTAAGCATTACCACTATAAGCTTCATTAATCTCTTGGAATTTTGAGGTCACAACACCATCACCCTTGTGTTTGTCAGGATGCCACTTCTACAAACGAAAGTACAGTATGAAATCAGCAAATTGTGCTTTATAGAGATCCAAAtatagtaatccattaaccagATACTGGTTCAATAATAAAGAGTAAAAGGAAACCATTTAGACACTGCTGAGAGAGAAGTAGACACAGACCAATGCAAGTTTCCGATAGTTCAATCTGATTTTGTCATCAGTTGCATCATAATCCACCTCCAAAATTTTGTAGTAATCCTTTGTAGAAGCGAAGACCATTTGTCAGATCAAACAATGAAGTAGTCCAATGTATTGCAAAAGTAATGCATAGAATAATTGAAGCTATCACCATGTATTAGTGTAAATGACAGTTAACAGACAGAGAGTCATTTCAGTAGAAGCTGTAGTTTTTGAGCACATGGCAATCGAATCGAGAACTTGATGGCAACTCGCTTGGTTGACATGAGACTTATATCACAAACAAAATGCGAAGTCATACGTTGAGATAATTGACAGGCAATAGGGTTACTGCCCGTATCTGTAGCTAGGGACTGATGTCTCCCATAATCCATAACCTTATCCAGCAGTATGTTGCCAACCCAGATTGTCATTCCCGTATATCCGTGTACTAGACCAGAACACGCTTAAAGCAGCATAACCAATGCTAAGTTTTGACATGGCAAAAGCTAAATTTCCGAATTCGGCATAAAAAAGGTGTTACTTTTATCTAATTCTAGCCCACTccatctctttccctttttccctctcgAACAACTAATCACTTGCGTTAGAGAGCGAGAACCCAATTATGGGGACGACGAAAGTCAGCAGGAACCCCCAATTTTGTTTACTGAACAAACGCAGGTGGCTAAAACAAAAGGGAACCAACCCAAATCCACCAACACACATCGAGTGGAAACTCAAATTGAGCTGTTTCGAGCAACAAAGCAGAACCAAGAGAGAGTAAAATTGGCAGGGgtcagaggaagaagggaaagaagggGTCCAGTCAGACGTACCTTGGGAGGAGCGGTATCATGAGGTTCCATGGGACAGGGCACGAGGACATTTAGCTACGACGACAGCAACCGAGGCACGACACTTCATTTGATCTTGAAGTGGCTGAAATCAAGCGCTGTTGCTTGCTGCTCACTGGGTGAATCTCTCAGGTCGATCACAAGAATCACCtgcggtggaggaagaagaggagggcgaaggaagaagatggattgGATAATGGCGCCACGCGTTTGGGCCCCCAACGAGGGAATGCAAATCCAGGAATGAATTATTGTATTGTCTCCGGGTTTGGACAGCGTCAAAGGTATAGAGGAGTCGGTCGTGGGTTGggctttttgtttctcttttgcttAGTGCCTAAG
Protein-coding sequences here:
- the LOC115743552 gene encoding chaperone protein DnaJ; amino-acid sequence: MEPHDTAPPKDYYKILEVDYDATDDKIRLNYRKLALKWHPDKHKGDGVVTSKFQEINEAYSVLSDPVKRFDYDLTGIFEIEKYSLREYLARFKGMILTCNGLGIGHPSEGVEHLTNGGNIADE
- the LOC125315932 gene encoding CYP enzymes assisting alcohol dehydrogenase-like, with translation MMSSSGVITCKGVVCWGAEEEWKVEEIQVDPPKGSEVRMKMLLASVCHTDVLFSLGFPVPLYPRVLGHEGVGIVEGVGEEVKELKIGDVVIPAFLGECGECENCNSEKTNLCHRHPLSFTGVLPDGTSRMSIRGQTLYHVLSCSTWSEYTVSDANYVVKVDPDVALPHASFLSCGFSTGFGAAWMDSKVESGSSVAVIGLGAVGLGAIEGARVQGATTIIGVDKNGMKKDKGEAFGMTHFINPDDQQSSGNADSKSISEMVKNLTGGVGVDYCFECTGVPDLINQALEATKVGKGKAVVVGEGLHHFVQISVLNLLMGRTLKGTIFGGLKSKTHLPLLFHKSKTKEIQLDELLTHEIKLEDAPKTLEILKQPNCVKILIKI